A part of Parvimonas micra genomic DNA contains:
- a CDS encoding NUDIX hydrolase has translation MLKEVFAIPAVGALIYRIKDNKLNILVQERHKENEIFEKGLLELPAGKIREYEDIFKALKREVEEETGLTVIEIIGENNIDTREMGEYTVNSYVPFCCTQNLSGGYSIILQTFLCKVEGKIIPNSNETRNVRWMNVDDIYSSINKNLEAWYPMHINTLFKFIDYYQKGFIYE, from the coding sequence TTGTTGAAAGAAGTTTTTGCTATTCCAGCCGTAGGGGCATTAATTTACAGAATTAAGGATAATAAATTAAATATTTTAGTCCAAGAAAGGCATAAGGAAAATGAAATTTTTGAGAAAGGTTTATTAGAATTACCGGCAGGAAAGATTAGAGAATATGAAGATATTTTTAAAGCGTTAAAAAGAGAAGTAGAAGAGGAAACAGGATTAACAGTTATAGAAATTATTGGTGAAAATAATATAGATACTAGAGAAATGGGTGAATATACTGTTAATAGTTATGTTCCATTTTGCTGTACTCAGAATTTATCAGGAGGGTATTCCATTATTCTTCAAACTTTTTTATGTAAAGTTGAAGGTAAAATAATACCAAATTCCAATGAAACAAGAAATGTTAGATGGATGAATGTTGATGACATATATAGTTCTATTAATAAAAATTTAGAAGCCTGGTATCCTATGCATATTAATACATTATTTAAATTTATTGATTATTATCAAAAAGGGTTTATTTATGAGTGA
- a CDS encoding heavy metal translocating P-type ATPase — protein sequence MLSKKVNIFVDGMTCQACSMKVEKGLAKLKIVEDVSVNLMSKTVTVSVEDGAKVEGLIGVIKRLGYKPKRDELKIEKSSIKVEDIEKIISELKEKDTVLVKDEDDILKVKYLKDVVSLDEINLILEKYKISVKKEKKERQNIYEDEIKDLKKDLIISIVFSVPLMVSMFFHMFNLHRFMLNGYIQWALASVVQFYVGKRYYINAYKNLKNKSTNMDVLIAFGTSMAYFYSVYKVLIGSVDVYFDSSAMIITLILLGKFFEANAKSNTFGAIMKLMDLKADYAIVIDGDKEVKKNIEDVKIGDIVLVKPYEKIPVDGVIISGSSSVNQAMITGESVPVEKNIGDTVIGATNNIEGILKIEVKSTVENSVLSKILDLVQNAQTKKAPVQRLADKISSYFVPGVILSSLATLVITYVVTKDFTTSLLNSCAVMVIACPCSLGLATPTAIMSGTGVAAQNGILIKSGEVLEKIHKMDNIIFDKTGTLTTGELKVIEIKNNTNLSEEEFLSIIYSLEKNTDHPIAKSIVNFCKEKNIKELDISDLKVIAGMGIQANYDGKEILIGKKKYIEEKLGKLEINIENELLTIFISIGNDFAGFVVLEDEISDNAFEIIKKLKEKNIDVYMITGDSEVVARKVANKLGIENVLYEVMPDEKSQKVLELQKQGKIVAMVGDGINDAPALASADISFAMGTGTDIAMETSDITLMNGNLNTLLNSINISEQTLKIIKQNLFWAFFYNIIAIPFAAFGYLNPMLAGFTMSFSSVSVVLNSLRLKRYKF from the coding sequence TTGTTGAGTAAAAAGGTTAATATTTTTGTTGACGGAATGACTTGTCAAGCCTGTTCAATGAAAGTTGAAAAGGGACTTGCAAAACTTAAAATAGTTGAAGACGTTTCGGTAAATCTTATGAGCAAAACTGTCACAGTATCCGTTGAAGACGGAGCAAAAGTTGAAGGACTTATAGGAGTTATAAAAAGACTTGGATATAAGCCAAAGAGAGATGAATTAAAAATTGAAAAGAGCAGTATCAAAGTTGAAGATATTGAAAAAATAATTTCTGAGTTAAAAGAAAAAGATACTGTTTTAGTAAAAGATGAAGATGACATTTTAAAAGTAAAATATTTAAAAGATGTTGTTTCTTTAGATGAAATAAATTTAATTTTAGAGAAATATAAAATTTCGGTTAAAAAAGAAAAAAAGGAAAGACAAAATATATATGAAGATGAAATTAAGGACTTAAAAAAGGACTTAATTATTTCGATAGTATTTAGTGTTCCACTTATGGTTTCAATGTTTTTCCATATGTTTAATTTGCATAGATTTATGTTAAATGGTTATATTCAATGGGCTTTGGCAAGTGTTGTTCAATTTTATGTAGGTAAAAGATATTATATAAATGCCTATAAAAACTTAAAAAACAAAAGTACAAATATGGATGTTTTAATAGCTTTTGGAACTTCAATGGCGTATTTTTATTCAGTTTATAAAGTTTTAATAGGAAGCGTTGATGTTTATTTTGACAGTTCTGCAATGATTATAACTTTAATTTTACTTGGTAAATTTTTTGAAGCAAATGCAAAGTCAAATACTTTCGGGGCAATTATGAAATTGATGGATTTGAAAGCGGACTATGCAATTGTAATTGATGGTGATAAAGAAGTTAAAAAGAATATTGAAGATGTAAAAATTGGAGATATTGTTTTAGTTAAACCTTATGAAAAAATTCCAGTTGATGGAGTTATTATTTCAGGTAGCAGTTCTGTAAATCAAGCTATGATTACTGGAGAATCCGTTCCTGTCGAAAAGAATATAGGAGATACTGTTATTGGAGCAACCAATAATATCGAGGGAATTTTAAAAATTGAAGTAAAGAGTACAGTAGAAAATTCTGTATTATCTAAAATACTTGATTTGGTTCAAAATGCTCAGACAAAAAAAGCCCCTGTTCAAAGACTTGCAGATAAAATTTCAAGTTATTTTGTACCGGGTGTAATTTTGTCATCTTTAGCTACTTTAGTAATTACTTATGTTGTTACAAAAGATTTTACAACAAGTTTATTAAATAGCTGTGCAGTAATGGTTATAGCCTGTCCTTGTTCACTTGGATTGGCAACACCAACAGCGATTATGTCAGGAACAGGAGTCGCTGCACAAAATGGAATTTTAATAAAGAGTGGAGAAGTCCTAGAAAAAATTCATAAAATGGATAATATTATTTTTGATAAGACGGGAACTCTTACAACGGGAGAATTAAAAGTTATTGAAATAAAAAATAATACGAATTTATCAGAAGAGGAGTTCTTAAGTATAATTTATTCTTTAGAAAAAAATACTGACCATCCTATTGCTAAATCTATCGTAAACTTCTGTAAAGAAAAAAATATAAAAGAATTGGATATTTCAGACTTAAAAGTTATTGCTGGAATGGGAATTCAAGCTAATTACGATGGTAAAGAAATTTTGATTGGAAAGAAAAAGTATATTGAAGAAAAACTTGGAAAATTAGAAATAAATATAGAAAATGAATTATTGACTATCTTTATTTCGATAGGAAATGACTTTGCAGGTTTTGTAGTTTTAGAGGATGAAATTTCAGATAATGCATTTGAAATAATTAAGAAATTAAAAGAAAAAAATATTGATGTTTATATGATAACTGGAGATAGTGAAGTTGTTGCTAGAAAAGTTGCAAATAAACTTGGAATAGAAAATGTGCTTTATGAAGTTATGCCAGATGAAAAATCTCAAAAAGTATTAGAATTACAAAAACAAGGAAAAATTGTTGCAATGGTAGGGGATGGAATAAATGATGCTCCTGCTCTTGCAAGTGCAGATATAAGTTTTGCAATGGGAACTGGAACAGATATTGCAATGGAAACTTCAGATATTACTTTGATGAACGGTAATTTAAACACACTTTTAAACTCAATCAATATAAGTGAACAAACTCTTAAAATAATCAAACAAAATCTATTCTGGGCGTTTTTCTATAATATTATTGCAATTCCATTTGCCGCTTTTGGGTACTTAAATCCAATGCTTGCAGGATTTACAATGAGTTTTAGCTCAGTAAGTGTTGTTTTAAACAGTTTAAGATTAAAAAGATATAAATTTTAG
- a CDS encoding COG2426 family protein: MVEYIHYLRKIIGDLMLKYFLVLLISMVPVIELRGAIPYSQAMGLPILSSYIIALIGNLIPVPFVYFLAKKILIWGEHKRYIGKFCKKILLKGHKAGEKILKKSGKRGILIALAIFIGIPFPGTGAYTGILAASILDIDFKTSFLAAIMGLILSGIIMATISFNIF; encoded by the coding sequence ATGGTAGAATATATACATTATTTAAGAAAAATTATAGGTGATTTGATGTTAAAATATTTTTTAGTTTTATTAATTTCAATGGTGCCGGTTATTGAACTAAGAGGTGCCATTCCATATTCCCAAGCAATGGGACTTCCGATTCTAAGTTCATATATAATTGCACTAATAGGAAATTTAATTCCAGTTCCATTTGTTTACTTTCTTGCTAAAAAGATTTTAATTTGGGGTGAACATAAAAGGTATATTGGAAAGTTTTGTAAAAAAATTTTACTAAAAGGGCATAAAGCAGGAGAAAAAATTTTAAAAAAATCTGGTAAAAGAGGAATTTTAATTGCACTTGCGATTTTTATAGGTATTCCGTTTCCGGGTACCGGTGCATATACCGGTATACTTGCTGCGAGTATTTTAGATATAGATTTTAAAACAAGTTTTTTAGCGGCTATTATGGGATTAATTCTATCCGGAATAATTATGGCTACAATTAGTTTTAATATTTTTTAA
- the holA gene encoding DNA polymerase III subunit delta, whose product MNYIQAMKLLDNGELNGIYVLSGEEIFLIDRFVELFKEKIVSKDFFDMNYIEYDFSKIDLQKLKIDCETAPFFSNKRLIIVNDVNLSKNGISMYKNFFEEMYDYIDKIPNTTVLLFVMKGSLAFRGKFYKQISILGHNIELIRFNEIELFKFIKKRFVLKNIEVKDIVLKYIIDRIGYLDSSREKNLYDVENEVNKLLNSFSRNVLDFKDVDEILIDKFENSIFKLLDMISKKDYKNSIKILVELKKSGEDSFSTFYMIVRYIRNLLGVKVLKLKQKHIDYISKELKISNYECKKLYSVCDSFSIKTLCDYIDLTYSVESDIKTKNRDIDLLLELLISKMSLGGAFVE is encoded by the coding sequence ATGAATTATATACAAGCTATGAAGTTGCTAGATAATGGGGAACTTAATGGTATATATGTTTTGAGTGGAGAAGAAATTTTTTTGATAGATAGGTTTGTTGAATTATTTAAGGAGAAAATTGTTTCAAAAGATTTTTTTGATATGAATTATATTGAATATGATTTTTCAAAAATTGACTTGCAGAAGTTAAAGATTGATTGTGAAACAGCTCCATTTTTCAGTAATAAAAGACTTATCATTGTAAATGATGTAAATCTTTCAAAAAATGGAATTTCTATGTATAAAAACTTTTTTGAGGAAATGTATGATTATATAGATAAAATTCCAAATACAACAGTTCTTCTTTTTGTTATGAAAGGAAGTCTAGCTTTTCGTGGTAAATTTTATAAACAAATTTCGATTTTAGGACATAATATTGAACTTATAAGATTTAATGAGATTGAACTTTTTAAATTTATTAAAAAAAGATTTGTTTTAAAAAATATCGAAGTTAAAGATATTGTTTTAAAATATATTATTGATAGAATTGGGTATTTAGATAGTAGTCGAGAAAAAAATCTTTATGATGTAGAAAATGAAGTAAACAAACTACTTAATTCCTTTTCCAGAAATGTTTTAGATTTTAAAGATGTTGATGAAATTTTAATTGATAAATTTGAAAATAGTATTTTTAAATTACTTGATATGATTTCTAAAAAAGATTATAAAAATTCTATTAAGATTTTAGTTGAGCTTAAAAAATCAGGAGAGGACTCTTTTTCTACATTTTATATGATTGTGAGATATATAAGAAATCTTTTAGGAGTAAAAGTTTTGAAACTAAAACAAAAACATATAGACTATATTTCAAAAGAGTTAAAAATTTCAAACTACGAATGTAAAAAATTGTATTCAGTTTGTGATAGTTTTTCTATAAAAACTCTATGTGATTATATTGATTTAACATATTCTGTAGAATCAGATATTAAGACAAAAAATAGAGATATAGATTTATTGTTGGAGCTTTTAATTTCAAAAATGTCATTAGGAGGTGCTTTTGTTGAGTAA
- a CDS encoding FAD:protein FMN transferase, whose translation MKKFNRSIIGLLLCCLVFGACSKKAENEESKKNVKNNESASFKKFSKSFFGVFDTDVAFSAYCVNEEEFNKYFKVLEEDMKRYHNLYNSFENANENNIKTINDNAGKEAVKVDKEIIELLEFSIESYKKLSDKNNIAIGSVTSLWKAEKDAAVDLKGKLPDDNKIKEGLKHTDINNIVIDKENSTVFLKDKDMKLDVGAIAKGYSVEKVMNKLKSMGLKSAIISAGGNVKAIGSPLEKDKNKWGIGIQDPKFDSDKVDIKEVIFSNETCAVTSGDYQRFYFVGDKAYNHIIDPKTGYPKDKIKSVTVLCNDSGLADFLSTSLFLMDVEEGKKLLEKVEGAEAFWILSDGSVHYTEKMGKMLQSKGATNK comes from the coding sequence ATGAAGAAATTTAATAGAAGTATTATAGGGTTATTGTTATGTTGTTTAGTTTTTGGAGCTTGTTCAAAAAAAGCCGAAAACGAGGAATCTAAAAAAAATGTGAAAAATAATGAGAGTGCAAGTTTTAAGAAATTTTCAAAATCATTTTTTGGTGTTTTTGATACAGATGTGGCTTTCAGTGCATATTGTGTAAATGAAGAGGAATTTAATAAATATTTCAAAGTATTGGAAGAAGATATGAAAAGATACCATAATCTTTACAATTCTTTTGAAAATGCTAATGAAAATAATATAAAAACTATAAATGATAATGCGGGAAAAGAAGCAGTTAAAGTTGATAAAGAAATTATAGAGCTTTTGGAATTTTCTATTGAGAGTTATAAAAAACTCTCTGATAAAAATAATATTGCAATAGGAAGTGTAACTTCTCTTTGGAAAGCTGAAAAGGATGCAGCTGTTGATCTTAAAGGAAAACTTCCTGATGATAATAAAATAAAAGAGGGATTAAAACACACAGATATTAATAATATTGTAATTGATAAAGAGAATAGTACTGTTTTTCTAAAAGATAAGGATATGAAGCTAGATGTTGGAGCTATTGCAAAAGGTTATTCAGTAGAAAAAGTGATGAATAAATTAAAATCAATGGGTTTAAAATCTGCAATAATTTCAGCAGGTGGAAATGTAAAAGCCATTGGAAGTCCTTTAGAAAAGGATAAAAATAAATGGGGAATCGGAATTCAAGACCCTAAGTTCGATTCTGATAAAGTTGATATTAAAGAAGTCATTTTTTCAAATGAAACTTGTGCAGTAACCAGTGGAGATTATCAAAGATTTTATTTTGTAGGAGATAAAGCATATAATCATATTATTGATCCAAAAACAGGTTATCCTAAAGATAAAATTAAGAGTGTAACAGTTTTGTGTAATGATTCCGGTCTTGCGGATTTTCTATCAACAAGTTTGTTTTTAATGGATGTTGAAGAAGGTAAAAAACTTTTAGAAAAAGTAGAAGGAGCGGAAGCCTTTTGGATACTTTCAGATGGAAGCGTACATTATACGGAAAAAATGGGAAAAATGTTGCAAAGTAAAGGAGCTACAAATAAATAA
- the rplL gene encoding 50S ribosomal protein L7/L12 yields the protein MDFEQILEAIEKLSVLELNELVKAAEEKFGVSASAPVVVGGAVAGGEAAGAAEEKTEFDVILASVGAEKMKVVKAVKDLSGLGLKEAKEVVDNAPKAVKEGVSKEEAEQMKAKLEEVGATVELK from the coding sequence ATGGATTTCGAACAAATATTAGAAGCAATTGAAAAATTATCAGTTCTTGAATTAAATGAATTAGTTAAAGCAGCAGAAGAAAAATTTGGAGTTTCTGCATCAGCACCTGTAGTAGTAGGTGGAGCTGTAGCTGGTGGAGAAGCAGCTGGAGCAGCAGAAGAAAAAACTGAATTTGATGTAATTTTAGCATCAGTTGGAGCAGAAAAAATGAAAGTTGTTAAGGCTGTTAAAGATTTAAGCGGATTAGGCTTAAAAGAAGCTAAGGAAGTAGTTGACAACGCTCCAAAAGCTGTTAAAGAAGGAGTTTCTAAAGAAGAAGCTGAACAAATGAAAGCTAAATTAGAAGAAGTAGGAGCTACTGTAGAATTAAAGTAG
- the rplJ gene encoding 50S ribosomal protein L10, whose protein sequence is MKDSVLEQKQAVISEIREKIENSGSLVLVDYRGLTVEQVTDLRKKYREAGVQYKVYKNTMMKLAFKELGFEDFNQYLEGPSAVAFSGEDLTAAARITNEFAKSNEKLVIKAGILEGKILDTNGVKAVANIPSREVLIAKLLGSLKAPVSNFVYMLDALRKKKEEEAA, encoded by the coding sequence ATGAAAGATTCTGTTTTAGAACAAAAACAAGCTGTTATATCAGAAATTAGAGAAAAGATTGAAAATTCCGGATCTTTAGTTTTAGTTGACTATAGAGGCTTAACTGTTGAACAAGTAACTGACTTAAGAAAAAAATATAGAGAAGCCGGTGTTCAATATAAGGTTTATAAAAATACTATGATGAAATTAGCCTTTAAAGAATTAGGTTTTGAAGATTTCAATCAATATTTAGAAGGACCAAGTGCCGTTGCGTTTTCAGGAGAAGATTTAACAGCAGCAGCTAGAATTACTAATGAATTTGCAAAGTCAAATGAAAAGTTGGTTATTAAAGCAGGTATATTAGAAGGAAAGATTTTAGACACTAACGGCGTTAAGGCTGTTGCAAACATTCCTTCAAGAGAAGTACTTATTGCAAAATTACTTGGCAGCCTAAAGGCTCCGGTATCAAATTTTGTGTATATGTTAGATGCACTAAGAAAGAAAAAAGAAGAAGAAGCAGCTTAA
- a CDS encoding leucyl aminopeptidase: MKFKIGNSGIVKVITLFDGNDICGISEELKKYVKENKLFNGKRGEIFSNLGPNSENVILLGLGKEDEISLENIRRAFLSLGKILKSNNVKSCNIEIKKFDGICYKLTAQAMIEGIINVTYAFDNFLKEKKDKFDCEIFFAVLENKIEHVESGIKEIEAIMEAVFMCRDLVNRPANDIYPETLAKFAKEELEKVGVEVEVLEKKQIESLKMDAFLSVAQGSDLPPKFIIMKHLPNKDEKPIVLVGKGLTYDSGGYAIKPATGMVTMKTDMGGSASVISTMYAVGKMKVQRNVIALVASCENMINGHAYRNGDIISSMKGSTIEVINTDAEGRLTLADAIYYGASKLNPECIIDVATLTGACIQALGSRVIGAVSNNDEVFAKIKESADFMGEYLWRFPVYEEHKESVKGKVGDLLNVTAPGTGGAITAGVFLEHFVENTPWVHLDIAGPSYSNSAWGTNPEGASGTPVKTLYNFVKKYNKK, from the coding sequence ATGAAATTTAAAATTGGCAATTCCGGAATAGTTAAAGTTATTACTTTATTTGATGGAAACGATATTTGCGGAATAAGTGAAGAGTTAAAAAAATATGTAAAAGAGAACAAACTTTTTAACGGAAAAAGAGGCGAAATTTTTTCAAATCTAGGTCCAAATTCTGAAAATGTAATTTTATTAGGTTTGGGAAAAGAAGATGAAATTTCTCTTGAAAACATCAGAAGAGCCTTCCTTTCTCTTGGAAAAATCTTAAAATCTAATAATGTAAAATCTTGTAATATCGAAATCAAAAAGTTTGATGGTATTTGTTATAAATTAACTGCTCAAGCAATGATTGAAGGCATTATAAATGTTACCTACGCTTTTGACAACTTCTTGAAAGAAAAGAAAGATAAATTTGACTGTGAAATATTCTTTGCTGTCTTAGAAAACAAAATAGAACATGTAGAAAGTGGAATTAAGGAAATTGAAGCAATAATGGAAGCAGTGTTTATGTGTAGAGATCTTGTAAATAGACCTGCTAATGATATTTATCCTGAAACTTTAGCGAAATTTGCAAAAGAAGAACTTGAAAAAGTTGGTGTAGAAGTTGAAGTTTTGGAAAAGAAACAAATTGAATCTTTAAAAATGGATGCTTTTCTATCAGTAGCACAAGGTAGTGACCTACCCCCTAAATTTATAATTATGAAACATTTACCAAACAAAGATGAAAAACCTATTGTTTTAGTTGGTAAAGGTTTAACTTATGATTCAGGTGGATATGCAATCAAACCTGCTACAGGAATGGTTACTATGAAAACTGATATGGGTGGAAGTGCCTCTGTTATTTCAACAATGTATGCAGTAGGAAAAATGAAAGTGCAAAGAAATGTAATTGCACTTGTTGCATCTTGTGAAAATATGATTAATGGACATGCTTACAGAAATGGAGATATAATTTCTTCAATGAAAGGTTCAACTATTGAAGTAATTAATACTGATGCTGAAGGAAGATTGACTTTAGCAGATGCTATTTACTATGGAGCATCAAAATTAAACCCTGAATGTATAATTGATGTAGCAACTTTAACAGGTGCTTGTATTCAAGCCTTGGGTTCAAGAGTTATTGGAGCTGTAAGTAATAATGATGAAGTCTTTGCAAAAATTAAAGAATCAGCAGACTTTATGGGTGAATACTTATGGAGATTTCCTGTTTATGAAGAACATAAAGAAAGTGTAAAAGGAAAAGTTGGAGATTTATTAAATGTAACTGCTCCCGGAACCGGCGGAGCAATTACTGCAGGAGTTTTCTTAGAACACTTCGTTGAAAACACTCCTTGGGTTCATTTAGACATTGCAGGTCCTTCATACTCAAATTCAGCTTGGGGAACAAATCCTGAAGGAGCAAGTGGTACTCCGGTAAAAACACTTTACAATTTTGTAAAAAAATACAATAAAAAATAA
- a CDS encoding type II toxin-antitoxin system PemK/MazF family toxin, translated as MKVKRGDIFYADLSPVVGSEQGGVRPVLVVQNDIGNKYSPTVIIAAITSQMNKVKLPTHVEVSAEFGLPKNSVVLLEQIRTIDKKRLREKVGFTDEFFMKKVDEALLKSVGV; from the coding sequence ATGAAGGTAAAAAGAGGAGATATTTTTTATGCTGATTTAAGTCCCGTTGTAGGTTCTGAACAAGGAGGGGTAAGACCTGTCCTAGTTGTTCAAAATGATATCGGGAACAAATACAGCCCGACTGTAATTATTGCAGCTATAACTTCTCAGATGAATAAAGTCAAACTTCCAACTCATGTCGAAGTTTCAGCAGAATTTGGGCTTCCTAAAAATTCTGTTGTATTGCTGGAGCAAATAAGAACCATAGATAAAAAAAGACTTAGAGAAAAAGTCGGTTTTACGGATGAGTTCTTTATGAAAAAAGTTGATGAGGCACTTTTAAAATCTGTAGGAGTTTAG
- a CDS encoding DNA internalization-related competence protein ComEC/Rec2, with protein MKRNIIFYLISLICGILFCYFLKMEHFTKFYIFLGLSVTCIVSYFFRFNKIKLFLLIFSLGFLVSFFSEKESNLKQFFNQEVSFTGEVLNSTARSDGDGFKHEVRLINIENIEKSEKILLFTNHKKFEIGDIVSVTGKLREIRSNGNPRLFNYKRFNLKKNIYSNIYSDDVKKIGENKNLKGAFHNFVENVFDTSLSSENSDIMKRIFLANNYDTAFENDIREIGLSHILAVSGLHIGIIYLILSKILVILPIKRIFREVIILFFIFLYSYLIGNPASVLRAEIFLFISIFSSLYGKVKDRLNDLLLTIFVILLINPYMIFDVGLYLSAFSVLGIIKILPYFLNKRDGFVLKSFKLTFSVMLIILPIILYTFGKFSVITFFSNLVLTPIFVICIVISFFILLFGLFSLRVCVLLGLLVNNLLNLIRLNVDFLKDININVTFYEYNIVLLIFTYFLLLIYFKRRDFKYFTFDNFKFFILSVMILFVSTNIYNIYKNEVNINFIDVGQGDACLIRGKQNNILIDTGGITFGKGDNGKSVLIPYLQKNGVKKLDFVFISHLDADHCKNLGSLSKEVEIKNLFFRKDGYRDFVKKYGEVKAENIYNIENNLKINLEDVDLEVLKAKDSTEENERSIIVRVTVNEKKILFTGDIGAFTENQLIKNDIDCDYLKVAHHGSKNSSSPEFLSVSSPKSSIISCGYKNRYNHPHKDALDRIKSTGSDVFRTDLQGNIMLRINKFEEKIIGFREIDGNLLGLLNFYFMDILNIIMYLLGFFVLVKINNDLIIDLDFIKEEL; from the coding sequence ATGAAAAGAAATATTATTTTTTATCTGATTTCCTTAATATGTGGAATTTTATTTTGTTATTTTCTAAAAATGGAACATTTTACAAAATTTTATATATTTTTGGGTTTATCAGTTACTTGTATAGTTTCATATTTTTTTAGATTCAATAAAATAAAATTATTTCTTTTGATTTTCTCATTAGGCTTTTTAGTTAGCTTCTTTTCAGAGAAAGAAAGTAATTTAAAACAATTCTTTAATCAAGAAGTTTCTTTTACAGGAGAAGTTTTAAATTCAACTGCACGTTCTGATGGAGATGGATTCAAGCATGAAGTCAGATTAATAAATATTGAAAATATAGAAAAATCAGAGAAAATTTTACTTTTTACAAATCATAAAAAGTTTGAAATTGGAGATATTGTAAGTGTAACTGGAAAACTTAGAGAAATAAGGTCAAATGGTAATCCAAGACTTTTTAATTATAAGAGATTTAATTTAAAAAAGAATATATATTCAAATATTTATTCTGATGATGTGAAAAAAATTGGAGAGAATAAAAATTTAAAGGGAGCTTTTCATAATTTTGTTGAGAATGTCTTTGATACTTCTCTTTCATCTGAAAATTCGGATATTATGAAGAGGATATTTCTTGCAAATAATTATGATACGGCTTTTGAAAATGATATTAGAGAAATTGGACTTTCACATATTTTAGCCGTTAGTGGTCTACATATTGGAATAATATATTTAATTTTAAGTAAAATTTTAGTCATTTTACCAATAAAAAGAATTTTTAGAGAAGTTATAATTCTATTTTTTATATTTTTATATTCATATTTAATTGGCAATCCTGCAAGTGTTTTAAGAGCGGAAATATTTTTGTTTATCTCTATATTTTCGTCGCTTTATGGAAAAGTTAAAGATAGATTAAATGATCTTTTGTTGACTATTTTTGTCATTTTATTGATAAATCCATATATGATTTTTGATGTTGGATTATATTTAAGTGCGTTTTCAGTACTGGGAATTATAAAGATTTTACCTTATTTTTTAAATAAGAGAGATGGTTTTGTACTTAAATCTTTTAAACTTACATTTTCAGTTATGCTTATAATTTTACCTATTATTTTATATACTTTTGGAAAGTTTTCAGTTATTACATTTTTTAGTAATTTAGTATTAACACCAATTTTTGTAATTTGCATAGTTATTTCGTTTTTTATTTTGTTATTTGGTTTATTTAGTTTAAGAGTTTGTGTGCTTTTAGGATTATTAGTAAATAATTTATTAAATCTTATAAGATTAAATGTTGATTTTTTAAAGGATATAAATATAAACGTTACTTTTTATGAATATAACATAGTACTTTTAATTTTTACATATTTTTTACTTTTAATTTATTTTAAGAGGAGAGATTTTAAGTATTTTACATTTGATAACTTTAAATTTTTTATACTTTCTGTTATGATTCTATTTGTTTCTACAAATATTTATAACATTTATAAAAATGAAGTAAATATCAATTTCATAGATGTAGGACAGGGAGATGCCTGTTTAATAAGAGGAAAACAGAATAATATTCTAATAGATACAGGTGGAATTACTTTTGGTAAAGGAGATAACGGAAAATCTGTTTTAATTCCATATTTACAGAAAAATGGGGTTAAAAAACTAGATTTTGTATTTATTTCACATTTGGATGCAGACCATTGTAAAAATTTGGGATCTTTATCTAAGGAAGTGGAGATTAAAAATTTATTTTTTAGAAAAGACGGGTATAGAGATTTTGTAAAAAAATATGGAGAAGTTAAGGCTGAAAATATTTATAATATTGAAAATAATTTAAAAATAAATTTAGAAGATGTGGATTTAGAAGTTTTAAAAGCAAAAGATTCTACAGAAGAAAATGAAAGATCCATAATAGTTAGAGTTACAGTAAATGAAAAGAAAATACTTTTTACCGGAGATATTGGGGCTTTTACAGAAAATCAGCTTATAAAAAACGATATAGACTGTGATTATCTGAAAGTTGCTCATCATGGGAGTAAGAATTCTAGTTCACCTGAATTTTTATCAGTTTCAAGTCCAAAATCTTCTATAATTTCCTGTGGTTATAAAAATAGATATAACCATCCACATAAAGATGCACTAGATAGAATAAAATCTACAGGAAGTGATGTTTTTAGGACTGATTTACAAGGAAATATAATGCTTAGAATTAATAAATTTGAAGAAAAAATTATAGGTTTTAGAGAAATTGATGGTAATTTATTAGGTTTATTAAATTTTTATTTTATGGATATTTTAAATATTATAATGTATTTATTAGGATTCTTTGTTTTAGTTAAAATAAATAATGATTTAATAATAGATTTAGACTTTATTAAGGAGGAACTATGA